The Pyrus communis chromosome 2, drPyrComm1.1, whole genome shotgun sequence genome includes a window with the following:
- the LOC137725565 gene encoding cyclin-D3-1: MAMNHDQHQNPQSHSLLLDALLCEEDKWEEEDDGEVVEQEVSSGENYNNGVSGKNPNCPSLFPMLLLEQDLFWEDDELVSLFSKEEQQQTHFVKHMEGMGTEDSLISAARRDAVLWMLKVNAHYGFTALTAILAVNYFDRFISSHHFQRDKPWMVQLVAVTCLSLAAKVEETEVPLLLDLQVEDTKYFFEAKTIQRMEILVLSALHWRMHPVTPLSFLDHIIRRLGLKTHLHWEFLKRCERLLLSVVFDSRFVRYLPSVLATATMMRVIDQVEPWNAIEYQNQLLGVLKISKEKVNDCYSLIIDYDYACSNNKNSTNKRKHDQIPGSPSAVIDAYFSYESSNDSWPVGSSVSSSPQALFKRTRKAEAEEKETKLASLSRLFVGIVGSPP, encoded by the exons ATGGCAATGAATCACGACCAACACCAAAACCCACAAAGCCATTCACTTTTGCTGGATGCTTTGCTCTGTGAGGAGGACAAGTGGGAGGAGGAGGACGATGGAGAGGTGGTGGAACAAGAAGTGAGTAGTGGTGAGAACTACAACAATGGCGTCAGTGGGAAAAACCCAAACTGCCCTTCTCTGTTTCCCATGCTCCTGTTGGAACAAGATCTGTTCTGGGAGGATGATGAGCTTGTTTCTCTCTTTTCCAAGGAGGAGCAGCAACAGACGCATTTCGTCAAACACATGGAGGGCATGGGAACAGAGGACTCTTTGATCTCCGCGGCTCGCCGTGATGCCGTGCTGTGGATGCTCAAAGTGAACGCCCATTACGGGTTCACAGCCCTCACTGCAATCCTAGCCGTTAACTACTTCGATCGGTTCATCTCAAGCCACCATTTCCAGAGAGACAAGCCGTGGATGGTCCAGCTTGTGGCTGTCACTTGCCTCTCTCTGGCTGCCAAAGTGGAAGAAACCGAAGTTCCTCTGCTTTTAGACCTTCAA GTGGAGGACACGAAGTACTTTTTCGAGGCGAAAACGATTCAGAGAATGGAGATTTTGGTGCTCTCAGCTCTCCACTGGCGGATGCATCCAGTGACGCCACTTTCGTTCCTCGACCACATCATAAGAAGGCTCGGATTGAAAACCCACCTCCATTGGGAGTTCCTCAAGCGCTGCGAGCGTCTCCTTCTCTCCGTAGTCTTCG ATTCGAGATTTGTCCGTTATTTGCCTTCTGTTTTGGCCACTGCAACAATGATGCGCGTTATAGACCAGGTCGAGCCTTGGAATGCCATTGAATACCAGAACCAGCTTCTTGGTGTTCTCAAAATAAGCAAG GAAAAAGTGAACGACTGTTACAGTCTGATAATCGACTATGATTACGCCTGCAGCAACAACAAAAACAGCACCAACAAACGCAAGCATGATCAAATCCCGGGCAGCCCAAGTGCGGTGATTGATGCATATTTCAGCTATGAAAGCTCAAATGATTCGTGGCCAGTGGGATCATCAGTTTCTTCATCCCCACAAGCACTTTTCAAGAGGACCAgaaaagcagaagcagaagagaAAGAGACGAAATTGGCCTCACTCAGCAGGCTCTTTGTGGGCATTGTTGGTAGCCCACCTTAA
- the LOC137724937 gene encoding uncharacterized protein, with amino-acid sequence MDVAFHEHEIYFANPESSLQGENQIKVQTLDYIIPDTNIMNDLDLSGDHSQENSDVNDVELSGNVLETSGDHSHENNAESLARDELTRLDNSLPSSPPDNPVPHTISHVQKALADPRWQAAMNEELKSLKKNVTWEITDLPAGKKLIGCK; translated from the exons ATGGATGTTGCATTTCATGAGCATGAGATATACTTTGCCAATCCCGAGTCTTCACTTCAGGGGGAGAATCAGATAAAAGTTCAAACTCTTGATTATATAATTCCGGATACAAATATTATGAATGATTTAGATTTAAGTGGTGATCATTCACAAGAAAATAGTGATGTGAATGACGTGGAATTAAGTGGTAATGTCTTGGAGACAAGTGGTGATCATTCACATGAAAACAATGCTGAAAGCCTTGCAAGGGACGAACTGACACGACTAGACAACTCATTGCCTTCCTCACCACCTGACAATCCAGTGCCACATACTATCTCACA TGTGCAGAAGGCTTTAGCTGATCCACGTTGGCAAGCAGCAATGAATGAAGAATTAAAGTCTTTGAAGAAAAATGTTACCTGGGAGATCACAGACTTGCCAGCTGGCAAGAAACTTATAGGATGCAAATGA